The following coding sequences lie in one Methylotenera versatilis 301 genomic window:
- a CDS encoding DUF4337 domain-containing protein — translation MSEEKKDAWLNYLALTTIIFAVCATLSTFKGGGFSTKSVITQAQASDEWAYYQSKGIKSYIYQLQSEKLELDLMGLKPDAAKLSSIYTDKIADYKKKIEKYEKEKTQSQEKAKALEAVRDEAQVHSKAFGIAVIYLQIAILLSSIAGLLKKKAIWYGGVAAGLVGLVYFADGFLVFI, via the coding sequence ATGTCAGAAGAAAAGAAAGATGCTTGGCTCAATTACTTAGCCTTGACCACCATCATATTTGCAGTATGTGCAACGCTCTCCACCTTCAAAGGTGGCGGGTTCTCGACGAAGTCTGTGATTACTCAAGCACAGGCATCTGATGAATGGGCATACTACCAATCAAAAGGCATCAAATCTTACATTTATCAACTACAGTCAGAAAAGTTGGAGCTTGATTTAATGGGTCTCAAGCCTGATGCAGCAAAGCTGTCTTCTATTTATACAGATAAAATAGCAGACTATAAAAAGAAGATTGAAAAGTACGAAAAAGAAAAAACTCAGTCTCAAGAAAAAGCCAAAGCCCTTGAGGCTGTAAGAGATGAAGCTCAAGTTCATTCTAAAGCGTTTGGAATTGCCGTCATTTACTTACAAATTGCTATTTTACTTTCGTCTATCGCTGGGCTATTGAAGAAAAAAGCCATTTGGTATGGAGGTGTTGCAGCAGGATTAGTCGGGCTAGTCTATTTTGCAGATGGCTTTCTCGTCTTTATTTAA
- a CDS encoding cation transporter — MSAHCCQPPEPEQGKSLDGRYRKILWIALIINITMFVVEIVSGVKANSVSLLADSLDFLGDAANYGISLWVLGMAIAIRARASLIKALSMAAFGVWVLVSAVWHFVIGVMPSAETMGLIGVVALAANLSVAALLYAYREGDSNMRSVWLCTRNDALGNVAVILAAIGVFGTGAAWPDLLVAMIMASLALHSAWSVIMHARSELSG; from the coding sequence ATGAGCGCACATTGTTGTCAACCTCCTGAACCAGAACAAGGCAAAAGTCTTGATGGACGTTATCGCAAAATATTATGGATTGCTTTGATAATCAATATCACCATGTTTGTGGTTGAGATCGTATCAGGAGTGAAAGCTAATTCAGTCTCTTTGTTAGCTGACTCCTTAGACTTTCTTGGTGATGCCGCTAATTACGGCATTAGCTTATGGGTATTAGGCATGGCTATTGCAATTCGAGCTAGAGCTTCTTTAATTAAAGCCTTATCAATGGCAGCTTTTGGGGTTTGGGTATTAGTCAGCGCTGTCTGGCATTTTGTCATAGGCGTAATGCCTAGTGCTGAAACAATGGGATTAATTGGTGTAGTTGCATTAGCAGCCAATTTAAGTGTAGCCGCACTGCTTTATGCCTATAGAGAAGGTGATAGCAATATGCGTAGTGTTTGGCTTTGCACACGCAATGATGCGCTTGGTAATGTTGCCGTTATTCTTGCGGCAATAGGCGTATTTGGCACTGGTGCTGCCTGGCCAGATTTGTTAGTTGCGATGATCATGGCTAGCCTTGCGTTGCACTCAGCATGGAGTGTCATTATGCATGCTCGTAGTGAACTGTCAGGCTAA
- a CDS encoding MerR family transcriptional regulator, which yields MLEKYTIGALSRESGVNLETIRYYEKISLLNKPSRSENGYRHYDESAIKRLRFVRRGRELGFGIAEIKTLLELADHPEHPCREADQLAQAHLQEVETKIKDLQAMQEVLTKIVACQSHTAEHCRLIETLDQRSCCT from the coding sequence ATGTTAGAAAAATATACGATCGGGGCTTTAAGCAGAGAATCTGGGGTTAATCTTGAAACAATCAGATATTACGAGAAGATTAGCTTACTCAATAAACCATCACGCTCAGAGAATGGCTACCGTCATTATGATGAGTCAGCAATCAAGCGGCTTCGATTCGTTAGGCGAGGCAGGGAGTTGGGATTTGGTATTGCAGAAATCAAAACGCTGCTAGAACTTGCAGATCATCCAGAGCATCCATGCAGAGAAGCAGATCAACTTGCACAGGCACATCTGCAAGAAGTGGAGACCAAAATTAAAGACTTACAGGCAATGCAGGAGGTACTAACAAAAATAGTCGCTTGCCAGAGCCATACTGCCGAACATTGTCGGTTGATTGAAACACTAGATCAGCGGTCTTGTTGCACGTAA
- a CDS encoding YceI family protein, translating to MKKQVMAILISSLAMLSFAEATEYNSIQADKSSLAFVYKQMGVPIDGSFKKFAVQLNFDPAKLAAAKAVLDIDLASIDAGSDDANDEVTGKEWFNTKAFPHAKFESSTFKSLGANRYEVTGKMTIKGRSQTVSAPFTFNPQGLVDGAFVIKRADYAIGEGSWSDFGTVANEIQIKFHFLAKAK from the coding sequence ATGAAAAAACAAGTAATGGCGATCTTAATCAGCAGTTTGGCAATGCTGTCTTTTGCTGAGGCGACCGAATACAACAGCATTCAAGCAGATAAGAGCAGCCTTGCTTTTGTCTATAAACAGATGGGCGTGCCAATTGATGGTAGCTTTAAGAAGTTTGCTGTACAACTCAACTTTGATCCAGCGAAGCTTGCTGCCGCTAAGGCAGTTTTAGATATAGACCTTGCAAGCATTGATGCCGGATCAGACGATGCCAATGATGAAGTTACTGGAAAAGAATGGTTCAATACTAAAGCGTTCCCGCATGCCAAATTCGAATCCTCGACTTTTAAATCATTAGGCGCAAATCGATATGAAGTGACTGGCAAAATGACGATTAAAGGACGTAGCCAGACGGTGAGCGCGCCTTTTACATTTAATCCTCAAGGTTTAGTGGATGGTGCATTTGTAATAAAGCGCGCTGATTATGCAATTGGTGAGGGATCTTGGTCAGACTTTGGCACGGTAGCCAATGAGATTCAAATCAAATTTCATTTTTTAGCTAAAGCTAAGTAG
- a CDS encoding cytochrome b, translated as MKPQQQLTFSNRYTSIAIGLHWLMAILIISLFAVGLYMHDLPLSPWKLQIYSWHKWAGVTAFLLVMIRLLWRFTHSPPPLPMNMSRTAEVAAHIGHGLLYLLMIAIPLSGWLMSSAKGFQTVYFGIIPIPDLLTKNKELGNALREVHETLNFVLIALVIGHAGAAFKHHFFDKDDVLTRMLPKRKH; from the coding sequence ATGAAACCTCAGCAACAATTAACTTTTAGTAATCGCTATACCTCGATAGCGATAGGCTTACATTGGCTGATGGCAATACTCATTATTTCTCTATTTGCAGTCGGCCTTTATATGCATGACCTGCCTTTATCACCCTGGAAGCTACAAATTTACTCTTGGCATAAATGGGCGGGTGTGACGGCATTTTTGCTCGTTATGATCCGACTGTTGTGGAGATTCACTCACAGCCCACCGCCGCTACCCATGAATATGTCTAGAACTGCTGAGGTGGCGGCGCATATTGGACATGGACTACTTTACTTGCTGATGATTGCCATTCCGCTTAGTGGTTGGCTGATGAGTTCTGCAAAAGGATTTCAAACTGTCTATTTTGGCATCATTCCAATCCCTGATTTACTGACTAAAAATAAGGAGCTTGGTAACGCGTTAAGAGAAGTGCATGAGACTTTGAATTTTGTGCTGATTGCACTTGTGATTGGGCATGCGGGAGCGGCATTTAAGCATCATTTTTTTGATAAAGACGACGTACTGACTCGTATGTTACCCAAACGCAAACATTGA
- a CDS encoding methyl-accepting chemotaxis protein, translated as MKTANRGYVWFRERAITARNPSGVALRSAGAIRDISDERTAKELHQLNVVRNEENMRQILNVADTINQIAMQINILAINAAIEAARAGEAGKGFAVVASEVRKLSERTTQAMNEIRAMANK; from the coding sequence TTGAAGACCGCTAATCGTGGTTATGTGTGGTTTCGTGAGCGTGCTATTACGGCTCGCAACCCATCAGGTGTAGCGCTTCGTTCCGCAGGTGCCATTCGGGATATTAGTGATGAAAGAACAGCCAAAGAGCTACATCAACTGAATGTTGTGCGCAATGAAGAGAACATGCGACAAATATTAAACGTGGCTGATACTATCAACCAAATCGCCATGCAAATTAATATCCTAGCAATCAATGCTGCGATTGAAGCTGCTCGCGCAGGTGAAGCGGGCAAAGGTTTTGCAGTAGTAGCCAGTGAAGTACGCAAGCTATCAGAACGAACGACTCAAGCGATGAACGAAATACGTGCGATGGCAAACAAATAG
- a CDS encoding PAS domain-containing protein: MLQKNMDGNEAKHDKIYAELISVKKKLEDLELEGSAITEGIWVLHMVNGDPDHKDSKIEWSKQFRKLLGHERVDDFPNGWDSWLNAIHGDDKQQALDAFSAHLNDSSGLPLITLNTG, translated from the coding sequence ATGTTGCAAAAAAACATGGATGGTAATGAAGCAAAACATGACAAGATATATGCTGAGCTAATTTCCGTAAAGAAGAAACTTGAAGACTTAGAGCTTGAAGGCTCAGCGATCACAGAAGGTATTTGGGTTCTCCATATGGTGAATGGTGACCCTGACCATAAAGATAGCAAAATAGAATGGTCTAAGCAGTTTAGAAAGCTGTTAGGGCATGAGAGAGTGGATGACTTCCCCAACGGTTGGGATAGTTGGCTAAACGCGATACATGGCGATGATAAACAACAAGCATTGGATGCCTTTAGTGCGCATTTGAATGATAGCAGTGGACTACCCCTTATAACGTTGAATACAGGTTGA
- a CDS encoding phage holin family protein, with translation MTEETKTDDEGLIASVKNIATTLLALTRTRLELLSTDLEEGWIRLVSLLVTAFVALFCLCFGMVLLAIFIIVLLWDTHRLLILGSLTAIFITAGIVLCVLAIRALKAMPRLFETSIIELAKDQKHLDADK, from the coding sequence ATGACTGAAGAAACCAAAACCGATGATGAAGGCTTAATTGCCTCGGTAAAGAATATCGCCACAACCTTGCTGGCGCTGACGCGCACACGCTTAGAACTGCTCTCTACAGATTTAGAAGAGGGCTGGATTCGGCTCGTTTCATTATTAGTCACCGCCTTTGTCGCACTGTTCTGCCTTTGTTTCGGCATGGTGTTATTGGCTATTTTTATCATTGTGCTGCTTTGGGATACGCACCGATTATTGATATTAGGCTCGTTAACGGCCATATTCATTACGGCTGGCATTGTGTTATGCGTGCTCGCAATACGAGCACTCAAAGCCATGCCGCGCTTATTTGAAACGAGCATTATTGAACTAGCAAAAGACCAAAAGCATCTCGATGCTGACAAGTGA
- a CDS encoding YqjK-like family protein, with translation MKKKLALIAERRQLLVVQAEQQRVSLAKNIQPLQGSLELVDKSLNIVRYVKKHPILIMGLVSSIGLLRPMRAVTWMRRSWIASLAIRGLRAWLTKAPSAEK, from the coding sequence ATGAAGAAGAAACTAGCCTTGATTGCTGAGCGTCGTCAGTTACTGGTAGTGCAAGCTGAACAGCAGCGTGTATCACTGGCAAAAAATATACAGCCACTACAAGGTAGTTTGGAGCTTGTTGATAAAAGCCTAAACATCGTACGCTATGTTAAAAAGCATCCAATACTCATCATGGGGTTAGTAAGTTCAATTGGCCTACTTAGGCCGATGCGAGCAGTTACATGGATGCGTCGAAGCTGGATTGCCTCTTTAGCAATACGTGGCTTACGTGCTTGGTTAACTAAAGCACCGTCAGCAGAAAAGTAA
- the fae gene encoding formaldehyde-activating enzyme: MSKIVFKAGEATVYSEGKDVTAAMPEILIGSVDGPVGQAFANMMAQSKGHTAMFAVRDINQLVRPACMMVPKVTLKGSTDVGLFGGVVQAGVADGILDAVIEGIIPKDQVNDLCIVALLWIDPGCIELEKAGTLDKADMYKNNYEAIKLALKRALNDEPSIDELIANRKKIKHCMWEESWGEI; the protein is encoded by the coding sequence ATGTCAAAAATCGTATTTAAAGCTGGTGAGGCAACTGTTTATTCTGAAGGTAAAGACGTGACTGCAGCTATGCCTGAAATTCTAATAGGCAGTGTAGATGGTCCTGTTGGGCAAGCATTTGCTAACATGATGGCGCAAAGTAAAGGTCACACTGCAATGTTTGCGGTGCGTGATATCAACCAATTAGTACGTCCAGCTTGCATGATGGTGCCAAAAGTAACGCTAAAAGGCAGCACTGACGTGGGTTTGTTCGGTGGTGTAGTGCAAGCAGGGGTAGCTGATGGTATTTTGGACGCCGTTATTGAAGGCATTATTCCTAAAGACCAAGTAAATGATTTATGTATCGTTGCATTATTATGGATTGATCCAGGTTGTATCGAGTTAGAAAAAGCTGGCACTTTAGATAAAGCTGATATGTATAAAAACAACTATGAAGCCATTAAACTAGCACTTAAGCGTGCATTGAACGACGAGCCAAGCATTGATGAGTTGATTGCAAACCGTAAAAAGATCAAACATTGCATGTGGGAAGAGAGCTGGGGCGAGATTTAA
- a CDS encoding GNAT family N-acetyltransferase: protein MPPKSNHTEISPELLSKVTIQQVTWQEAENELRAVRTPVFIEEQFVTPEFEWDEIDASAVHLLATYENQPIACLRIIHYQKIGRMAVIKQWRGVGLGAALLQKAISICKERGSKSIYLSAQTHAIHFYQKAGFKQISDEYCDVNIPHVDMRLDL from the coding sequence ATGCCACCAAAATCTAATCATACGGAAATTTCACCTGAGTTGCTTTCAAAAGTCACGATTCAACAAGTGACCTGGCAAGAGGCAGAAAATGAACTACGCGCAGTTAGAACGCCAGTATTTATAGAAGAGCAATTTGTGACACCTGAGTTTGAATGGGACGAGATTGATGCCAGCGCTGTGCACTTGCTAGCCACTTATGAAAATCAGCCTATCGCTTGTTTGCGTATCATTCACTATCAAAAAATTGGCCGTATGGCGGTGATAAAGCAATGGCGAGGTGTTGGGCTGGGAGCAGCTCTGCTGCAAAAAGCCATTAGTATTTGCAAAGAACGTGGTAGTAAAAGTATTTACTTATCCGCACAAACGCACGCCATCCACTTTTATCAAAAAGCTGGTTTTAAACAAATCAGTGATGAATATTGCGATGTAAATATTCCGCACGTAGATATGCGACTAGATTTATAG
- a CDS encoding DoxX family protein, giving the protein MQRYLSALARILLAQVFLLQVTMLVVGFFSNPDGYAQYQAGLGSLGLPGIFAPLIILIQLVGGLALFFGYKTKFFALFMAIYAVIISVLLHLPVLQYLAIAGGLLMLYLNPITACSVDSLKK; this is encoded by the coding sequence ATGCAACGTTATTTATCAGCTCTTGCCCGCATTTTACTCGCACAAGTTTTTTTATTACAAGTGACCATGCTCGTGGTTGGATTTTTTAGCAATCCTGATGGTTATGCACAATATCAAGCTGGATTAGGTAGCTTGGGCTTACCTGGCATTTTTGCACCATTAATTATTTTGATTCAATTGGTTGGCGGATTAGCACTTTTCTTTGGTTATAAAACTAAGTTTTTTGCCCTATTCATGGCGATTTATGCCGTAATTATTTCTGTTTTACTGCATTTACCAGTGCTGCAATACTTAGCTATTGCAGGCGGTTTGCTAATGCTTTATCTAAACCCTATCACGGCTTGCAGTGTAGATAGCTTAAAAAAATAA
- a CDS encoding quinoprotein relay system zinc metallohydrolase 2, with translation MRILMITLSLFALVGCAQVQAQDESFAIESLGDGIYVHHGVHLDIDDGYQGDICNASFIVGSKGVAVIDTGGSFKVGKQLREAIRKITPLPVIYVINTHVHPDHIYGNAAFLNDKPQFIGHDKLANAMELRHEAYAKLNARLLGADAQASELVKPTMTVKTTLELDLGDRKLTLTAHPVAHTNTDVSVIESKASTLFTGDLLFIDRTPVLEGDIKGLITEVQKLKNSPAKQVVPGHGPVTKDWIVALNNDERYLSVLLTDIRASIKKGESMESTMNTAAASEKDKWVLFDIANRRNVNTIYPALEWE, from the coding sequence ATGCGAATTTTAATGATAACCCTTAGCCTCTTCGCGTTAGTGGGTTGCGCGCAAGTACAAGCGCAGGATGAAAGCTTTGCCATTGAAAGTCTGGGCGATGGTATCTATGTGCATCATGGTGTGCATTTAGATATAGATGATGGCTATCAGGGTGATATTTGTAATGCTAGCTTTATTGTAGGCAGCAAAGGCGTTGCGGTGATTGATACTGGCGGCAGCTTTAAAGTCGGCAAGCAGTTACGCGAAGCTATACGCAAAATTACGCCTTTACCAGTTATATATGTGATTAATACGCATGTGCACCCTGACCATATCTATGGCAATGCTGCTTTTCTGAATGATAAGCCGCAATTTATAGGTCACGATAAATTGGCAAATGCCATGGAGTTACGCCATGAAGCTTATGCCAAATTAAACGCCAGATTGTTAGGTGCGGATGCACAAGCCAGCGAGCTTGTTAAACCTACAATGACTGTTAAAACTACGCTAGAGCTCGATTTAGGTGATAGAAAATTAACGCTCACAGCACATCCGGTAGCGCACACAAATACTGATGTTTCGGTGATTGAAAGCAAAGCCAGTACATTATTTACAGGTGATTTACTGTTTATCGATCGCACGCCAGTGTTAGAGGGTGATATCAAAGGATTAATCACAGAAGTACAAAAGTTGAAAAATAGCCCAGCCAAACAAGTTGTTCCTGGGCATGGGCCAGTGACCAAAGACTGGATAGTGGCGCTGAATAATGATGAGCGTTATTTATCGGTACTATTAACTGATATACGCGCTAGCATTAAAAAGGGCGAGAGTATGGAATCCACCATGAATACTGCGGCAGCGTCTGAGAAAGACAAGTGGGTGTTGTTTGATATCGCTAATAGGCGCAATGTGAATACGATTTACCCTGCGCTGGAATGGGAGTAA
- a CDS encoding cytochrome b, giving the protein MTIQTSSRYTKTAVVLHWLIAIFLVGMFVLGWFMTDIPKEAPKQTAFDLFDLGVYTWQVAQEISPRAFYFNLHKSLGITIFALIAIRILWRITHKPPAFLTSYSALERKVATGTHHLLYLFMVVIPLTGLLMSIYGKYSVNWFGIELIKGADNKGLRDFFEGSHEFVGIVLLVLVALHVVGALKHKIIDKDDTLKRMTFK; this is encoded by the coding sequence ATGACGATTCAAACATCTTCTCGTTACACCAAAACTGCTGTGGTACTTCATTGGCTTATCGCTATTTTTCTAGTAGGGATGTTTGTATTAGGCTGGTTTATGACTGATATTCCAAAAGAAGCACCTAAACAAACTGCTTTTGATCTATTCGATTTAGGCGTTTACACATGGCAAGTCGCTCAAGAAATCTCGCCTAGAGCGTTCTACTTCAATTTGCATAAATCTTTAGGTATCACCATTTTCGCATTGATTGCCATCCGTATCTTGTGGCGTATTACCCATAAACCACCAGCTTTCTTGACTTCATATTCTGCATTAGAGCGTAAAGTTGCTACTGGAACGCATCATCTTCTGTATTTATTCATGGTAGTCATACCATTAACTGGCTTATTAATGAGCATATACGGCAAATACAGTGTTAACTGGTTTGGTATAGAGTTAATCAAAGGTGCTGACAATAAAGGTCTGCGAGATTTTTTTGAAGGCTCTCACGAATTCGTTGGTATTGTTTTACTAGTGTTAGTCGCGCTCCATGTTGTGGGTGCTTTAAAACATAAGATTATTGATAAAGACGATACTTTAAAACGCATGACATTTAAGTAA
- the hemE gene encoding uroporphyrinogen decarboxylase → MSELKNDTFLKALMRQPTDYTPVWMMRQAGRYLPEYRESRKTAGSFLQLCKSPDFATEVTIQPLDRYPLLDASILFSDILTVPDAMGLGLYFEEGEGPKFERTLREEADIQKLEVPDMAKLQYVFDAVAQIRKTLDGRVPLIGFTGSPWTLATYMVEGKGGTDFLTIKKMAYARPDLLHHILETTAQTVIQYLNAQILAGAQAVMIFDSWGGALSHDAYIEFSLNYMKKIVAGLIKDNDGRKVPSVVFTKGGALWLEAQAEIGADALGLDWTVDIGQARKRVGDKVALQGNLDPAILLSTPEAIEKQVENVLRSYGNGHGHVFNLGHGITQWTPPENAAAMLEAVRKHSKQYHQ, encoded by the coding sequence ATGAGTGAATTAAAAAACGATACGTTCTTAAAAGCGCTAATGCGCCAGCCAACTGACTACACGCCAGTGTGGATGATGCGCCAAGCAGGACGTTATTTACCAGAGTACCGTGAAAGTCGCAAAACAGCAGGTAGTTTTTTACAGTTGTGCAAAAGTCCGGACTTTGCGACTGAAGTGACGATTCAGCCGCTAGACCGCTATCCGCTTTTAGATGCCTCAATTTTGTTTTCTGATATTCTTACTGTGCCAGACGCAATGGGTTTAGGTTTATATTTTGAAGAAGGTGAAGGCCCAAAATTTGAGCGCACATTACGTGAAGAAGCTGATATTCAAAAGCTAGAAGTACCAGATATGGCTAAATTGCAATACGTGTTTGATGCCGTAGCGCAAATCCGCAAAACACTAGATGGCCGCGTACCTTTAATTGGATTTACAGGTAGCCCATGGACGCTAGCCACCTATATGGTGGAAGGCAAAGGTGGCACAGACTTTTTAACCATAAAAAAAATGGCCTACGCTCGCCCAGATTTGTTGCATCACATTTTAGAAACAACCGCGCAAACCGTGATTCAGTATTTAAATGCGCAAATTTTGGCTGGTGCGCAAGCGGTGATGATCTTTGATTCATGGGGCGGTGCACTTTCACACGATGCCTATATTGAGTTTTCGCTTAATTATATGAAGAAAATTGTAGCTGGCTTAATTAAAGATAATGATGGTCGCAAAGTTCCAAGTGTTGTCTTTACCAAAGGTGGCGCCTTGTGGTTAGAAGCACAAGCTGAAATTGGTGCAGATGCACTTGGCTTAGATTGGACAGTAGATATTGGTCAAGCGCGTAAACGTGTAGGTGATAAAGTCGCACTGCAAGGTAACTTAGACCCAGCAATTTTGCTATCGACGCCAGAAGCGATTGAGAAGCAAGTAGAAAATGTACTTCGCAGCTATGGCAACGGTCATGGGCACGTATTCAACCTCGGACATGGCATTACACAATGGACGCCGCCAGAAAATGCGGCAGCGATGTTAGAAGCCGTTAGAAAGCATAGTAAGCAGTATCACCAATAA
- a CDS encoding glutamate synthase subunit beta yields the protein MGKVTGFMEYDRLAEANLPVTDRVKNYKEFVLHLSDAEAKQQGARCMDCGIPFCTTGCPVNNIIPDFNDLVYSQDWKAAIDVLHSTNNFPEFTGRICPAPCEAACTLNINADPVGIKSIEHAIIDKAWENDWVTPQISAHKTGKKVAIVGSGPAGMAAAQQLARVGHSVVLLEKNSRIGGLLRYGIPDFKMEKSHIDRRMAQMEAEGVEFRVNQNVGENVNADDLLAEFDAVILAGGAEYPRDLPVKGRELDGVMYAMDFLTPQNQVVAGDTVANQVMASNKNVVVIGGGDTGSDCVGTSNRHGALSITQFELMPQPPEKENKELVWPNWPLKMRTSSSHEEGVSRDWSITTKELIGENGKVVALKGAKVEWVNGKMVEVAGSEFTIKADLVLLAMGFVSPVQKLLEVFGVEKDARGNAKATTEGVDSYKTSKTKVFAAGDVRRGQSLVVWAIREGRQAAKAVDEFLMGSSTLPR from the coding sequence ATGGGCAAAGTAACAGGTTTTATGGAATACGATAGACTGGCTGAAGCAAATCTGCCAGTGACAGACCGCGTTAAAAATTACAAAGAGTTTGTATTACATTTAAGCGATGCAGAAGCCAAACAGCAAGGTGCGCGCTGTATGGATTGTGGTATTCCATTTTGTACTACGGGTTGTCCTGTCAATAATATCATCCCTGATTTTAACGACTTGGTGTATAGCCAAGATTGGAAAGCAGCGATTGATGTCTTGCATTCAACCAATAACTTTCCTGAGTTCACTGGTCGTATCTGCCCAGCACCGTGTGAAGCGGCTTGTACGCTAAATATTAATGCGGATCCAGTTGGTATTAAATCTATCGAGCATGCAATCATCGATAAAGCTTGGGAAAATGACTGGGTGACTCCGCAGATTTCTGCGCATAAAACAGGTAAAAAAGTCGCAATCGTAGGTTCAGGTCCAGCGGGTATGGCAGCTGCGCAACAATTAGCGCGTGTAGGTCATAGTGTTGTGCTGTTAGAAAAGAATAGCCGCATCGGTGGCTTGCTTCGCTACGGTATTCCAGATTTCAAAATGGAAAAATCACACATTGATCGTCGTATGGCTCAGATGGAAGCTGAAGGCGTTGAGTTCCGCGTTAATCAAAACGTAGGTGAAAATGTTAATGCGGATGATTTGCTCGCTGAATTCGATGCCGTGATTTTAGCCGGAGGCGCTGAGTATCCACGTGACTTACCAGTAAAAGGTCGCGAGTTAGATGGCGTGATGTATGCCATGGATTTTTTAACACCGCAAAACCAAGTGGTGGCTGGCGATACCGTTGCGAATCAAGTGATGGCGAGCAATAAGAACGTTGTTGTAATTGGTGGTGGTGATACAGGCTCAGACTGTGTAGGCACTTCAAACCGTCACGGTGCATTAAGTATTACGCAATTCGAATTAATGCCACAACCACCAGAAAAAGAAAACAAAGAGCTCGTTTGGCCAAATTGGCCGCTCAAAATGCGCACTTCAAGCTCACATGAAGAAGGTGTCAGCCGTGATTGGTCTATCACTACTAAAGAGTTAATCGGTGAGAACGGTAAAGTCGTTGCTTTAAAAGGCGCTAAAGTTGAGTGGGTCAATGGCAAAATGGTTGAAGTGGCTGGTTCAGAATTCACCATCAAAGCTGATTTAGTATTATTGGCGATGGGCTTTGTGTCTCCAGTGCAAAAATTGCTTGAAGTTTTTGGTGTAGAAAAAGACGCTCGTGGTAATGCTAAAGCTACTACCGAAGGCGTTGACAGCTATAAAACCAGCAAAACAAAAGTGTTTGCAGCCGGCGATGTTCGCCGTGGACAATCCTTGGTGGTTTGGGCGATTCGTGAAGGTCGCCAAGCGGCTAAAGCTGTGGATGAGTTTTTAATGGGCTCTTCTACATTGCCACGCTGA